The sequence below is a genomic window from Lysobacter stagni.
ACGCCGCTGGCGGTATTGCGCGCGCGCGTGGGCGAGACCGACGTCAGCGCACCGGAGCTGCGCGAAGAAGTCGACACGCAGGTGCGGCGCATGAACGACCTGGTGTCGTATCAGCTCGCACGCGCGGCGCGATCGGGCCACGTGCTGTTCGCCGCTCCGGTCGAGATCGAACCCTACGCCGACCAGATCGTGCGCAGCCTGGAGAAGATCTACGCCAGCAAGGGCGTCCTGTGCGAGTTCGACATCGACGCCGGCGTGAAGTTCTACGGCGAGCCGGGCGACTTGCAGGAGGTGCTGGGCAATCTGCTCGAGAACGCCTTCAAATGGGCGCGCTCGCGCGTGCTGCTGACGGTGAAGGAAGGCGAGATCGCGCCCAATCGCCGACCGGGCCTGTTCCTGGCGGTGGACGACGACGGCCCCGGCGTGCCGGAGGACAAGATCGACCTGGTCCTGCAACGCGGCGTGCGCGGCGATGAGCGAGTGCAGGGGCACGGCATCGGTCTGGCGACGGTGCAGGACGTGGTGCGCAGCTACCGCGGTACGCTCGATGTCAGCCGTTCGCCGGAACTGGGCGGCGCGCATTTCGAAGTGGTGCTGCCGCCGGGTCTGTGATCGGCCGCGGGTGCGCGGTTACGCGAACGGCGACGGGCCGTAGAAACGCTGCAGGTGTGCGGCGACTTCGGGCATCGCCTTGCGCAGCGAGCGCGGATCGCTGAAGTGGTACTCGGTGACGACGGCGAAGAACTCTTCCGGAGCCTCGGCGGCGTAACCGTCGATGGTCGTGCGTCGACCTGCATCGACCTGTTTGGCCAGTGCGTCGTACGCCGTCTGGAAATCGCGCGCCCACTCGCGCTGCCATGGGCGCGGCAGCGGTGGCGTGCCGTCGAGCACGCCATCGAGCACATCGATCTTGTGCGCCATCTCGTGTGCCGCCACGCAGAACCCGGCGCGCGGATCCTCGCAGTCGGCCAGCACATCGGCCCATGACAGGATCACCGGGCCCTGATCCCAGGCTTCGCCGATCAGCTCGTCTTCCCATTCGTGCAGCACGCCGGCCGCATCGACATGCGTGCGATCGACGCGAAAGGCATCGGGATAGACGATCAGCTGCGACCAGCCGCGCAGGCCTTCGCGGCCGAACTCGATCAACGGCAGACAGCACAGGGCGGCGAGGCTGCAGCGTTGCACTCCGTCGAGGACGAGTTCGCCGACCGGAGTGATGGCCTTTTCGTGCAGGAAGCGCGCTGTCAGCTCGCGCAGGCGCGCGTCGCGGGGTGCATCGAGGGCGCGCAGCCACGGCACAAGCGCATGCGCGCCTTGCCAGACGTCATCGGGAATCGAAGCGGGCTCGCGCCGCAGGCGCCGGAACAGGCCTAGCAAACGCGTGCAGCCCGCAATCGCAAATCAGCGGAACATACCCGGCAGGAAGCTATGCCAGCGCGGCGACTGCATGCGTGGGCCGGTGGCATCGCCATGCACCGTCGGGCGGGCTTTCGCTTCGCGCTGGGGTGCGGTGGCGTGAGGGGTCGCGCGCGGCGTTTCGCGAACGAGCGCGGCCGATTCCGGGCAGCTACCGCTGTTGGCGGAGCTGAGCTTGATCTCGCGCGCAGCTACGGTCGAGCTGGCGACCACGATCAGCAGGCACAGGCAGATCCGGAACATGGCGGAATCCTCGGACGAACCCGGGGCGCACCCCGGGCAAGACTGAACTATAGCGCGAATACGGGACGTCGGCCGGACGGCTGGGTGGTGCATTGCAGCAACTCTCCTTGTTCGGGCGGGGCCGCCGGCCTGGGAAATCCGGTCGGCGACCGTCGGTCCGGACGGCGCGCCTTGCAGACGCATCATCTCGTATCGATGCGTGTGCGGGGCAAAACGTTGCAACGCTTCGCCGCGCCCCGCCATCGTCCCGCCGATTCGTGACGGTCGGGTGTCCCGGAAGCGGCATTCCGCGGCCCTGCGCGGACATGGCGCTCCAGGCGCGACCGTTCGTCGGCGGGTGCGGCTACCGCATAATCCGCGCATGAAAACCCGTCGCTCCTGGCCTTACCGCGCCGCCCGTCGAGCCCCTTGCCGATGCCCGGGCTGATGGACGAGCGCGCGCTGTTGCAGCGACTCATCGCCGGTCCCGCCTCGGGCGATGCCCTCGCGCGCGACAGCGGCCAGACGCGGGCGGCGATCTGGAAGCGCATCGGCGCCCTCCGTGAGGCGGGCGTGCCGATCGAGGCCAAGGCCGGTCGCGGCTATGTGCTGGCCGCCCCCATGGACCTGCTGGACGCTGATGTCATCCGTAAGGGCCTTCCCCCCGTAGCCGCCGAGGGGCTGTCGGCCCTGGACGTGGCCTGGACCCTGGATTCGACCAACAGCGAGCTGCTTCGCCATCCGGCCCCGGATCGGGGCGCCCGGGTGCTGCTGGCCGAGCGCCAGACCGGCGGTCGCGGACGGCGTGGCCGGGAATGGGCCTCGCCCCTGGCGGCCCACCTGTACCTGTCGGTATCCCGCCAGTTCGGCGCCGGCCTGGCCCGGCTCGGCGGTTTGAGTCTGGTGGTGGGAATCGCAGCCGCCGAAGCGCTGGGCGAACTGGGGTTCGACGGCGTCCGTCTGAAATGGCCGAACGATCTGGTCGTTGTGAGAAATGATGGGCTGCGCAAGCTGGGCGGGATCCTGGTGGAAGGCGGCGGCGAACACGCCGGCCCCGCCCGCGCGGTCATGGGGCTGGGAATCAACGTACGCATGCCGGCGACCGTGGCGGCGGCGATCGACCAGCCCTGGTGCGATCTCACCGGTCTGTCCGCACCGCGCCGCGCGCCCGACCGCAACGCGCTGGCCGCAGCCGTGCTTGGGCGGTTGCTGCCGGCACTGGACGAATTCGACACGCACGGCCTGGCGCCGTTCCATCCGCGCTACGCCGCGCTGGACGCATTGAAGGACCGCGCCGTGGTCGTGCACGCTCCGACCGGTACGCTGCACGGCGTCGCGCTGGGGCTGGCCGACGACGGCGCACTGCGCGTGCGGACCGAGGATGGCCAGGAGCGACCGTTCCATTCGGGGGAAGTCAGCGTGCGGAGCGCAGCGACAGCATGAGTGCGTGGTTGTTCGACCTGGGCAATACGCGGCTGAAGTGTGCGCCGCTGCTCGACGGTGCTCGCGTCGGCGAGGCCATCGCGCTGCCGCACCGCGAAGAAGACGTTGCTGCCGCCATGGCGCAGCACCTGCCGGACCGCATCGAGGTCGCGTACCTGGCGAGCGTGGCCCAGCCAGGCCTGCGCGTGGCCGTGCTGCAGGCGCTGGCGGCGCGCTGCGGGCGCATTTCCATCGCGCGCACGCAGGCGCGTTTCGGACCGGTGCGCATCGCCTACCGCGACCCACGCAAGCTGGGCGTGGACCGCTTCCTTGCGCTGGTGGCAGCGCATGCACGCGCGCAGGGGCCGGCGCTGGTGTGCGGGGTCGGCACCGCGCTGACCATCGACCTCATCGACGCGGAAGGGCGGCACCTGGGAGGGCGCATCGCGCCGTCGCCCACCCTGATGCGCGAGGTGCTGCATGCACGCGCGCCGCAGTTGCCGGAAGACGGCGGGCGGTACACCGAATTCGCCGACGACACCGAGGACGCGCTCGCCTCCGGCTGCGAAGGGGCGGGCATCGCACTGGTCGCGCGCAGCCTGGACGAAGCACGCGCGCGGCTGGGCGAAGAGCCCGCATTGTTCGTCCACGGCGGCGGTTCGCAGGACCTGATCGACCACCTGCCCAACGCGACCGGGGTCGCAACGCTGGTGCTCGAAGGGCTCGCGCAGTGGGCGGCCGTCGAGACCGCCGCTTAGAATCGCCTCCATGCTCGTACGCGCCCTGGTCGTCCTGCTGCTGGTAATCAATGTTGGCGTCGCCGCCTGGTGGACGCTGCGCGCGCCGGCACCGCTGCCGGCCGCGGTCGAACCACCGCTGGGCGTGGCGCGCCTGCAACTGGTGAGTGAGGCACGCAAGCCTGCGCCGGCACCCGCACCCATATCCGCACCTGCGGCGCCGAGTGCGCCCGCACCCGCCGCGCCAGTGGTCGCCACGCCAGCGACTGCGCCTGCCGTGCCTTCGCTCAGCGAGCCGCACGATGCCAGCGTGCGCTGCTACAGCGTCGGTCCCTTCAACGACGAAGCTGCCGCCCAGCACGCACGTGAGCTGCTGATGGCCGTGTCCACCCGTGTGGTGCCACGCGAACAGCGCGCCGGCACCGCGCGCGGCTGGCGAGTCTATGTGCCGGCGGCCGCGACGCCCGAAGCGGCCAAGGCCACCGCGGACCGCATCTCCGCCGCGGGCTTCAATGATCTGATGATCGTGCGCCAGGGCAGCGAGGCCAACTCCATCGCGCTGGGTCGTTATCGCAACGAGGACACCGCGCAGCGTCGCGCGCAGAGCCTGGTCGCGGCCGGCTTCCCGGCACGCGCCGAAGCGCTGGGCGATGGCCGCCTGAGCCTGTGGCTGGATCTGGTGGCCAAGCCCGAGTTCGATCCCGCCCGCGTCGAAGCCGCGGTGCTCGTGCCCACCCGGCCGCTGGAATGCACGCGCGTGCGCTGACATGGGCGTGCGCGGCACCGCAGGCTAGAATGGTCTCTTCGCCGGCATAGCTCAGTTGGTAGAGCAACCGCCTTGTAAGCGGTAGGTCGTCAGTTCGATTCTGACTGCCGGCACCAGACAGGATGCCCATGCGATGAGTCGAACCATTCCTCCGGTGTCGCTGATCGGCGCCCCGACCGACGTGGGCGCCGGCCATCGCGGTTCGCGCATGGGGCCCGAAGCGCTGCGCATCGCAGGACTGGGCGAGGCGCTGATGAAGCGCGGCGTCGATGTGATCGACCGCGGCAATCTCGACGGTCCGCGCAATCCGTGGCAGAAGCCGGTGGACGGCTATCGCCACCTGCCGGAAGTGGTTGCGTGGAACCGCGCGGTCATGGACGCGGTGGGCGCCGAACTCGACGAAGGCCGCCTGCCGATCCTGCTGGGCGGCGACCACTGCCTGGGCCTGGGTTCGATCACCGCCGTCGCGCGCCATTGCCGCGCGACCGGCAAGCAGCTGCGCATCCTCTGGCTGGACGCGCACGCCGACTTCAACACCAGCCAGGTGACGCCGTCGGGCAACGTGCACGGCATGCCGGTCGCGTGTCTGTGCGGCCTGGGCCCGGACGCGCTGACCAACCTGGGCGGCGAAGCACCCGCGATCCGCCCCGAGGAGATCCGCCAGATCGGCATCCGTTCCGTCGACGAGGGCGAGAAGCGGCTGGTGCAGGAGTACGGCCTGGACGTCTACGACATGCGCTACATCGACGAGATCGGCATGAAGCGCGTCATGGAGGAAGCGCTGGAAGGCGTGGACGACAACACGCATCTGCACGTCAGCTTCGACGTCGATTTCCTCGATCCCAGCATCGCGCCCGGCGTGGGCACGACCGTGCCGGGCGGCCCCAACTACCGCGAGGCGCAGCTGGTGATGGAGATGATCGCCGACACGGGGCGCATGGCCTCGTTGGACATCGTCGAGCTCAACCCGATCATCGACAAGCGCAACCGGACGGCGAGGCTGGCCGTGGACCTGGTCGAGAGCCTGTTCGGCAAGTCGACCCTGATGCGTGACTGAAGCCGATGCCGGCCGGTCTGAATTGCGGCTGACATCACGCCCGGCGGGCCACCCGGCAGGGTGCGGGCGCGGGGCGGGCGTGCGATCCTTGCGCCATTACCGATCACGTCTCCGGAGAGACAACATGAAGCGTTTCGTTGCCCTGCTGCTGCTCGCCGCGTTCTCCGTGGCCACGCTCACTGCCTGCAACACCATGGAAGGCCTCGGCAAGGACGTGAAGAAGCTCGGACAGAAGGTCGAGGACAAGGCCAGCAGCTGACGGCTGCCGCCACATCCAGCACATCGAAGGCCGGCCTTGCCGGCCTTCGTGCCGTCTGGGCCCCGGAAACCCGAATGCCGGCACGCCCAGGCCCTGCTTAAACCCCCCGCCGCCCCGGCGCATCAGAGCCACTATGCTGACCCTTGTGACCGAAAGCCTGACCGACATTCCCGTCGCGACCGAGGACGGTAGCGAGGAGCGCAGCCTGGTGGCAGCCGCCGCGCGCGGCGAGATGGGGGCTTTCGAGAACCTCTATCGCCGTCATGCCGGTCGGGTGCACGGCGTCATCGCCCGCCTCGTCGGCGGGGCAGGGGCGCGCGCCGAGGACCTGACCCAGGAAGCCTTCGTCCGGGCATGGCAGGCGCTGCCGGCGTTCCGCTTCGAATCGGCATTCTCGACCTGGCTTCACCGCCTCGCGGTCAACACGGCATTGATGGAGCTGCGCAGCCGGCGCAGCCGCCCGCAGGACGAGGGCGATTCGGACGAGGACGTCTTCGACCTGCTCGGCAGCGCCGACTCGGCCGGCCATACCACGGCCCTGTCGATGGATCTGGAGCGTGCCGTCGCCAGTCTGCCGCCGCGGGCGCGCGCGGTGCTGGTGTTGTACGACGTCGAAGGCTGGAAGCACGAGGAGATCGCCGCCGAGCTCGGCATGGCGGTCGGCAGCTCGAAAGCGCAATTGCATCGCGCGCGCACCCTGTTGCGTGCCCGGTTGGGAGAACAGGCATGACCACGAACGACCACGACATCGACGGCAAGAACGAACTGACCGATGCGCTGCGCTGGCAGCTGCGCGCGCAGCGTCGCGACACGCCACCGGCACGCGATCTGTGGCCCGACATCGCCGCGCGCCTGCAGTCGCAGCCGCAGCGCATGGCGCCGCCGCGTCCGCGCTGGCTCACGCCGGTGGCGCTGGCCGCGACGCTGGTGCTCGCCGTGGGTTCGGTCGGTCTGTGGCGCGGTTCGGTGACGCCCACCGCGGACGCCCCTGTGCGCGCCACCCTGGTGCAGCGCGAGGCCGAAGGCATGACGCGCCAGTACCAGGCCGCGATCCAGGAGATGGGCGCCGGGCAACCGCCGGCCGAACTGCAACCCACCTTCGACGAACTGGACCGCAACGCCCAGATCATCCTCACCGCGCTGTCGCAGAACCCCGACTCGCGCCTGCTGCTCGAACAACTCCGCCGGACGTACGCGCGCCGACTCGCACTTGCGCAACGCGTCGCCTACGCCTGATGGTTTCCCTCAACCCCACGACCCGACCCTTCGCTTCCACCGAACCAATGCAGCTCCGGAGAAACTTCATGACCCGCGTCCATATCCAACGCCTCGCATTCGGCCTGGCCCTGCTGACGGCGCACAGCGCCTTTGCGGCCACTCCGATCAACGAGACGCGCCCGCTGGATCCCCGCGGCCGGGTCGAGGTCGAGAACGTCAAGGGCAGCGTCGTGGTGAAGGCGTGGGATCGCCCCGAAGTGAAGATCGAAGGCAGCCTCGGCGCGGGCGTGGAGCGCCTTGAGGTCGAAGGCGACGAAGAACACCTCAGCGTGCGCGTGCGGTATCCCAACCGCGGCGGCATGGGCATGTTCGGCAACTCCGACAAGAGCGAACCCACCGACCTGCGCCTGATGGTCCCGCTGCGCGCGGACCTGGATATCGACGTGGTCTCCGCCGACGTCAGTGTGGAAGGCGTTGCCTCGAACGAGCTGTCCGTCGACAGCGTCAGCGGCGACGTCACCGTTGCGGCCGCTCCGCGCGAAGCCGACTTCGATGCGGTGAGCGGTGACCTCAACCTGACCATCAACAGCAATCGCGTCAGCGCGGAGACCGTCAGCGGCGATCTCATGCTGCGTGGACGCATGGATGGCGAGATCGCCGTGGAAACCGTGTCCGGCCGCATCGACGTCGGCGTGCTGCAGAGCCGTCCCACCAAGGTCACCGGCTCCACCGTGTCCGGCGACATCCGCATCGACACGGGCCTGGCCAATAACGGACGCATCTCGCTGGAAAGCGTCAGCGGCGATCTTGACCTCAGCCTGCCACGGAACGTGTCGGCCAATGTGCGTGGCGAAAGCTTCAGCGGTGATCTGCGCGCGCCGGGCGCGGAGATCATCCGGCCCAAGCACGGCCCGGGCTCGAGCTTCGAGCATCGCTATGGAAACGGCGATGGCGACATCACCCTGGAAACCTTCTCGGGCGATGCGACGCTGCAGCTCAACTGAGCGACGAAACTTCCGCTGAATCGGTTTTCCACCCATCCACCCCGGCTTCACGCGCGGTCGCGTCAGATGCAGTCGCGACGCCGCATGGCGGATTCACGTGGTTTCACCGAGTCGAGGAGGATTTCATGAAGCGTTTGATGGCTCTGTTGCTGCTCGCCCTGTTTTCGATGGGCACCCTGAGCGCCTGCAACACCATGGCGGGCGCCGGCAAGGACGTGCAGAAGGCCGGCGAGAAGGTCGAAACCAAGGCCGAGGATTGCAAGGACGGCAAGTGCTGATTCGAGCGTGCCGTAGGATGTGAAGAGAAAGGCCGGAGCAATCCGGCCTTTCCTTTTTTGTTCGTGCGCGCGACACGATGAATGACGCGTTCACCGACATCAAACCGCGACTAACGCAATCGCGACCGCGCGCGAATGCATCGATTGCGAACCTGTTCGGGCGGATCAATCACCGCATGCAACCGCCACGAGAAGAGGAACGCAACGGATGAACAAAGACATCATTGCCGGCAAGTGGACGCAGCTGAAGGGGCGTGCCCAGGCGCGCTGGGGCGATCTGACCGACGACGATTTCGACGTGGCCGAAGGCAACGCCGAATACCTCGCCGGCAAGCTGCAGGAGCGGTATGGCTGGGAACGCGACCGCGCACAGAAGGAAGTCCGCGATTTCGAGAAATCCCTGAACTGAGTCGTTTGAATCGCAGTAGCTGAAGCACGCGGTGCGCACGCCGGGAAGAGTGGCGATGGTGTGGCCGTCCGCCACACCGGCGTGCGCCGATAGCTATGAAGGGGTCACCAATCACCACCCGGCGGATCGGGAACGAACTCCGCCGGGAATGCGCGCGGGCGATCGCTCGCGACGCGGTAGGGGCGGGGAATCACTCCGCGCGCCACCAGCGCATCGTATGCGTCATAGCGAAGCTCCGTCGTTTCCGCAGGCGTCGTGCTGGCGCGGACGAATTCCGTGCGCTGCGCGGGCGACCATTCGCGCGGGCCGTGCCCGGTGCCGATGGACTGCGCACGGGATTCCTCGCGTGCTGGCGCGGCGGATGATGCACGGGCGGCATCGTCCCGGCTTTCGTAAGCCACGGGTGGCTCCCACATGGATGGCCGCGCCTCTTCGAACACCGCCACTCCGATGACACCCACGTTGTCCGGTCGTCCGGTGCGGGCGGCGTAACTGTGGGCGAGGTCGGTGAACACGAAGCGGGCCACCTGGCGCATCGATTTGCGCCAACCCTCCACCTGCGTGGACTGCCACGGTTCCAGCACATAACCGGTCTGCGCGCTGGCCGCTGTCTCGCCCGTGATCGCATTGACGCCGTCCACCGACAGCACCACCAGCACGCGTCGACCGGTCGTGTTGGTGAGCCGGATGGCGTACGAACGTCCGGGCTCGCCTTCGATCCACTGCTGGCCGCGATGGCGCATGGACGCGATCCATTGGCCGCTGGCGCGATCGACGACGGCCAGGTCCACCCGTGGCGAGGCCCATGCGGGAGGGATGGCCAGGATGAGTAAGAAGGCGATCAGGCAGGGCAGGGTGTGCTTCATCGGGCAGCCTCCGGAAGGGGACACCCGGTCGAACGTGCGAGGAGGGGGCGCGGGGTTGCGGGCGGGTACACTGTGGGGCCGTTTTCCAGCGTCAAAGCGTCGATGAGCCCCACTCGCGTCCTTACCGGCATCACCACCTCGGGCACTCCGCACCTGGGCAACTACGTCGGCGCCATCCGCCCCGCCGTCGCTGCCAGCCGCGATCCGAACGTGGAGAGCTTCTATTTCCTGGCCGACTACCACGCGCTGATCAAGGTGCAGGATCCGGCCCGCGTGCAGCGCTCCACGCTGGAGATCGCAGCCACGTGGCTGGCGTGCGGACTGGAGCCGGACAAGGTGTGGTTCTACCGCCAGAGCGACGTGCCGGAAGTGCAGGAGCTGACCTGGTTCCTGACCTGCGTGGCGGGCAAGGGCCTGCTGAACCGCGCGCACGCCTACAAGGCGGCGGTGGACAAGAATCGCGAGGTCGGCGAAGACGACGATGCCGGCGTCAGCGCGGGCCTCTTCATGTACCCGGTGCTGATGGCCGCGGACATCCTGCTGTTCAACGCCAACCGCGTGCCGGTTGGGCGCGACCAGATCCAGCACATCGAGATGGCGCGCGATTTCGGCCAGCGCTTCAACCATCTCTACGGCGAACACTTCGCACTGCCCGAAGCGGTGATCGACGAGAACGTGGCCACGCTGCCCGGCCTCGACGGCCGCAAGATGAGCAAGAGCTACGACAACACGATCCCGTTGTTCGTCCCGCGCGAGACGCTGAAGAAGCTCATCTACTCCATCGTCACCGACTCGCGCGCGCCGGGCGAGGCGAAGGATGCCGAGACATCCAACGTCTTCCAGCTCTACCAGGCCTTCGCCACGAACGAGGAGACCGCGGCCATGCGCCAGGCCTTCGCCGACGGCATCGCCTGGGGCGAGGCCAAGCAGGCGCTGTTCGAGCGCATCGACCGCGAGGTCGCGCCGCTGCGCGAACGCTACGACGCGCTGATCTCACGTCCGGCCGAGCTCGAATCGATCCTGCGCGACGGCGCGCGCCGCCTGCGCGAACGCTACGCACAGCCGACGCTGGCGACGCTGCGCGCGGCCGTGGGCCTGCGCGATCTGTCGCAGGTGCAGGTGGGCGCGTCCCGCAAGGCCGCCAAGACCAGCGCCTTGCCTGCGTTCAAGCAGTACCGTGAGGGCGACGGCCGCTTTTACTTCAAACTGGTCGATGGCGACCGCGTGCTGCTGCAGAGCATCGGGCACGACTCCGCACGCACCGCCGGCCAGTTGATCGCGCGGTTGAAGCAGGAAGGCGGCGCATCGCTGCATCACGCTGCGGCCGGCGCCGTGCACCTGGGCGACGAACTCATTGGCCATCTGCACGAAGGTGCGGAGCTGGCGGAGATCGTCGAAGCACTGGCGCAGTTCGCGGCACAGGACGCATGAACCCACTGGTCGAGCTGAACCTGGCATTGATCCTCTTCCTGCCGTGGTTCGCCATTCTTGGCGTGTTGTACTGGATGTTCCCGCGGCGCCCGCGCCACACGGCGCGCAAGCTGTTCGACGGCACCGCGCTGCTGCTGGCGTTCACCGCATTCCTGCTGAGCCTGTACTGGTCGCACGCCCATGCGGACCCGGGCTACGGGCGCATGTGGCAACAGATCCTCGCCACGGCGGTGGGCTATGGCGTGTTCCTGGCGGTGCTGACCACGGCGTTCTTCGTGCGTCGCCGCTGGCTTCGCCGACATCCCTGACGCGCGCTGCGACCAAAGCCGAATCGCCGCCCGCGGCGCTGCGGTCTAGACTGCGGCTACGTCTTTCGCAGCGATATCGGACTCCATGAGCGACGCGCACGGCATCGTCACCATCGACACCGGCTTCCAGCGTCCGCGTTTCGACGCGGCCTACCTGATCGTAGAGAACGGCCGCGGTGCGTTCATCGATTGCGGCACGCAACATTCGATTCCTGCCATGCTCGACGCCCTGGCCGCACACGGACTGCAGCCGGGCGATGTCGACTGGCTCATCCTCACGCACGTGCACCTGGACCATGCGGGCGGTGCCGGTGCATTGATGCGCCGGCTGCCCAACGCACGACTGGCCGTGCATCCGCGTGGCGCGCCGCACATGATCGATCCCGAAAAGCTCGTCGCCGGTGCCACCGCGGTGTACGGGGAGGAAGAGATCGCGCGCAGTTACGGCGAAATCCTTCCGATCGACGAAGCACGCGTGCGCGTGGTGGAAGACGGTGACACGATCGAACTCGCCGGGCGGCCGTTGCTGTGCATCGATACGCCCGGCCACGCGCGCCACCACCTGTGCGTGTGGGATGAGCGCAGCCGTAGCTGGTTCACTGGCGACACCTTCGGCCTGTCCTATCGCGAGTTCGACAACGACGACGGCGCGCCGTTCGTGATTCCCACGACCTCGCCTGTGCAGTTCGAGCCGGAACCGTTGAAGCAGTCCATCGCCACGCTGCTCGCGCGCGATCCGCAGGCGATGTACCTCACGCATTTCGGTCGGGTCGACGAAGTGCAGCGGCTGGCCGTGGACCTGGTGGATCAGATCGATGCGATGGTCGCGCTCGCCGTCGCGGCGGACGCGCGGGAGGACCGTCACGCATGGCTGGTCACCGCCCTGACCGGGTTGTACATTTCGCGGGCGAAGGCGCATGGCTGCCCGCTTTCGCCGGATGACGTGCGCGCGCTGCTGGGCGTCGACATCGAGCTCAACGCGCAGGGGCTGGAAGTCTGGCTGGCCCGCCAGAATCGGGCCTCCCGCCCTGTTCAGGTTCGCTGAGCGCACACCACCGGCTGAACCGACCGTCGCGGAACGACGCACCTGTGGTTTGCATCACAGGTTGCCCCAAGGCTGGGGAGTAGCCTGAGCGGCCTTTTCAGCCCACCCCATGTCCGCCGTCCGCACCCTCTCGCCGCCAGCTGCCGATGAAGCGCGACGACAAACCGCGCTGGATGCGTATGGCGTGGTCGATACCGTTCCCGAACAGGCGTACGACGACATCGTGCGGCTGGCGGTCACGCTGTGCGACGTGCCGGCTGCGGCGATTTCGCTGATCGATCACGAGCGGCAGTGGTTCAAGGCGCAGATCGGCCTCAATACACGCGAAACGCCGCGGGCCGAAGCCATCTGCGACCAGGCCATCCGCAATCCCGGAACGACGCTGGTGATCGACGATCTGGCGCAGTCCGGTCTGCCGGCTTCGTCGCTGCGCATCGATGGCGATCCGCTGCGCTTCTACGCCGGGGTGCCATTGCTCAGCCCCGACGGCCAACCGCTGGGCGCGGTGTGCGTGCTCGACAGCAAGCCGCGTACCCTCACGCAAGGGCAGCGCGAAGGACTCGAGGTGCTCGCGCGGCAGACGCAGCATCTGCTGGAACTGCGCCGTTACGCGATGGAACAGCGACGTCTGTTGTCCGAACGCGAAGCGTTCGCGCAACGGCTGGAGGACGCACACGCCGACCTGCAGCGTCGCAACGCCCTGCTGCAGCACAGTGCCACGCACGACGCATTGACGGGTCTGCTCAATCGCGCTGCATTGGCGCAGTTGCGCGACAACCCCGACGCCATGCGGCAGCTCCAGCAATCGCCGTACACGCTGATGTTGTTGGATGTGGATCACTTCAAGGACGTCAACGACCGGCACGGACATCTGCTCGGCGACCGCGCGCTGCGCGCCGTCGCCGATGCGGTGGCCGCCTCGATCCGCGAGCGCGACATCGCCGTGCGCTACGGCGGTGAGGAATTCCTGATCCTGCTTCCGGACACGCGCCTCGCATCCGCGGTGCAGGTGGCCGAGCGCATCCGCAACCGCATCGCGCTGGCGCCGTTGCCGTTCTCGCTGACGGTGTCGATCGGGCTGGCGTCGGGCGAACCGACGCGCGACTGGTCCGAGCAGGTGTTCGACCGTGCCGACCAGGCGCTCTATCGTGCGAAGGCTACTGGCCGCAATCGCGTGGTGGTGGACGACACGCCGCTGCATCACGGGTGAGGCAGGCCGCCTGCGCGGCACTGCGCCCGTGACCGTTT
It includes:
- a CDS encoding RNA polymerase sigma factor, whose product is MLTLVTESLTDIPVATEDGSEERSLVAAAARGEMGAFENLYRRHAGRVHGVIARLVGGAGARAEDLTQEAFVRAWQALPAFRFESAFSTWLHRLAVNTALMELRSRRSRPQDEGDSDEDVFDLLGSADSAGHTTALSMDLERAVASLPPRARAVLVLYDVEGWKHEEIAAELGMAVGSSKAQLHRARTLLRARLGEQA
- a CDS encoding zinc-dependent peptidase is translated as MFRRLRREPASIPDDVWQGAHALVPWLRALDAPRDARLRELTARFLHEKAITPVGELVLDGVQRCSLAALCCLPLIEFGREGLRGWSQLIVYPDAFRVDRTHVDAAGVLHEWEDELIGEAWDQGPVILSWADVLADCEDPRAGFCVAAHEMAHKIDVLDGVLDGTPPLPRPWQREWARDFQTAYDALAKQVDAGRRTTIDGYAAEAPEEFFAVVTEYHFSDPRSLRKAMPEVAAHLQRFYGPSPFA
- a CDS encoding type III pantothenate kinase, producing the protein MSAWLFDLGNTRLKCAPLLDGARVGEAIALPHREEDVAAAMAQHLPDRIEVAYLASVAQPGLRVAVLQALAARCGRISIARTQARFGPVRIAYRDPRKLGVDRFLALVAAHARAQGPALVCGVGTALTIDLIDAEGRHLGGRIAPSPTLMREVLHARAPQLPEDGGRYTEFADDTEDALASGCEGAGIALVARSLDEARARLGEEPALFVHGGGSQDLIDHLPNATGVATLVLEGLAQWAAVETAA
- a CDS encoding SPOR domain-containing protein; the protein is MLVRALVVLLLVINVGVAAWWTLRAPAPLPAAVEPPLGVARLQLVSEARKPAPAPAPISAPAAPSAPAPAAPVVATPATAPAVPSLSEPHDASVRCYSVGPFNDEAAAQHARELLMAVSTRVVPREQRAGTARGWRVYVPAAATPEAAKATADRISAAGFNDLMIVRQGSEANSIALGRYRNEDTAQRRAQSLVAAGFPARAEALGDGRLSLWLDLVAKPEFDPARVEAAVLVPTRPLECTRVR
- the rocF gene encoding arginase, which encodes MSRTIPPVSLIGAPTDVGAGHRGSRMGPEALRIAGLGEALMKRGVDVIDRGNLDGPRNPWQKPVDGYRHLPEVVAWNRAVMDAVGAELDEGRLPILLGGDHCLGLGSITAVARHCRATGKQLRILWLDAHADFNTSQVTPSGNVHGMPVACLCGLGPDALTNLGGEAPAIRPEEIRQIGIRSVDEGEKRLVQEYGLDVYDMRYIDEIGMKRVMEEALEGVDDNTHLHVSFDVDFLDPSIAPGVGTTVPGGPNYREAQLVMEMIADTGRMASLDIVELNPIIDKRNRTARLAVDLVESLFGKSTLMRD
- a CDS encoding DUF4097 family beta strand repeat-containing protein; protein product: MTRVHIQRLAFGLALLTAHSAFAATPINETRPLDPRGRVEVENVKGSVVVKAWDRPEVKIEGSLGAGVERLEVEGDEEHLSVRVRYPNRGGMGMFGNSDKSEPTDLRLMVPLRADLDIDVVSADVSVEGVASNELSVDSVSGDVTVAAAPREADFDAVSGDLNLTINSNRVSAETVSGDLMLRGRMDGEIAVETVSGRIDVGVLQSRPTKVTGSTVSGDIRIDTGLANNGRISLESVSGDLDLSLPRNVSANVRGESFSGDLRAPGAEIIRPKHGPGSSFEHRYGNGDGDITLETFSGDATLQLN
- the birA gene encoding bifunctional biotin--[acetyl-CoA-carboxylase] ligase/biotin operon repressor BirA; translated protein: MDERALLQRLIAGPASGDALARDSGQTRAAIWKRIGALREAGVPIEAKAGRGYVLAAPMDLLDADVIRKGLPPVAAEGLSALDVAWTLDSTNSELLRHPAPDRGARVLLAERQTGGRGRRGREWASPLAAHLYLSVSRQFGAGLARLGGLSLVVGIAAAEALGELGFDGVRLKWPNDLVVVRNDGLRKLGGILVEGGGEHAGPARAVMGLGINVRMPATVAAAIDQPWCDLTGLSAPRRAPDRNALAAAVLGRLLPALDEFDTHGLAPFHPRYAALDALKDRAVVVHAPTGTLHGVALGLADDGALRVRTEDGQERPFHSGEVSVRSAATA
- a CDS encoding entericidin A/B family lipoprotein, which translates into the protein MKRFVALLLLAAFSVATLTACNTMEGLGKDVKKLGQKVEDKASS